Part of the Nothobranchius furzeri strain GRZ-AD chromosome 2, NfurGRZ-RIMD1, whole genome shotgun sequence genome, tggactcggagagagacctgaccgcagaaatactgcagctcggtgagttggttgatagaagaggcggttttaccattaggcataggtcggcggccgcctagggccccctagccctgaccgccggcacccctctgttaatgccacaataatcttattaccaacctgtcaccgcagacgggattggacatgcttctcattaccataattcctgaaccgttcaagatatcattaaaattccaaaagtgctggaaAGATtagaaatggggcttttcgtgcatgtacaatacattacggtagccacctggATCCCCTGTCTTCAgcacaacgaatcacaacacagattcagagaagtgctgagtttgtcatccaaaatgctccgttttataactattgaatggctgatcagattcaaaaaattgcaacggttcctaaaagtacataaaaacagctttccaacgatctatagcgtgaagcaatcagagttatggacaatatcgctacgaggggaaatcctgctgtactgcctgattgaaacggagcgcagcgcagtggtgaaagcggataacgggacggggaagctaattagcataaaaagccaccatgaaattatggaaatgcctcaaagaaaatcaacacgatccattaggtgtcccagaaggcttatatctgaagacagtgaccatgaagaaggacagatctccagtgaaccagagtatgaatgtttgttcagtctttattttttatttgaacaaccctcaactatttgctaattgtaagattcagcttcattccagcattatttatctttttacaataaataattatttttttctaacttagctggagagaaactgcttcaaggtctaccacatcaaataaaaacgtctgaaattttacaaaaataaatggtcttaaaactgctaaaaaaataCCAAAGTTCAaactttttaagaatagatgcagttcaaagtttaaattgttcgttCCAAATTGTTtgtccagtaattttgaagttcctgttcagaaataaatgtaaaaaattctaatccatgttttgcttttttcacttttaagcagattttttaaaggctttaatagaaataaatcctAAAAATACAaatcatacactgaaagctgaggttgttctgaaaaaaggagaagagttacacacactttgcactttttattacaattttacagccataagattagaaaaataccaggcggccctgttataattatggtcataagagggttattgagacggcgatgcacaaacaggaagtgattggtagtcattccactccaatccagttggtggcggtaatgcaccaaattgttgtttgccaagtgccataaaaccacagataagaagaagaagagaggcgggagcgtttgtaacaaactcaaagcgatagtcaaaacattaaacatgaaatggagttatcctagtggctccaatgagagaaagaagcagcatgcttcataaaagcttttattttcacttctaaaagtgacgttgtttttcgatgtaaacatcaaaaggaagcagaaaggaaagactatggaaaatgtttaaagggaggaaaacagaccaaattggaaaatagaaaaaaaaaactcaggctaaagcacaggagcactgacaggaaaaagaaagcagagcaaatattaaaAGCGCTTAAAGggcgggaaatacaggaaaaaagaggaggactaatataaagggaaaataactcatgtcagaagaggggagagtttcgcaaatccagttaaagataagattgtcgaaaatttagtgtaaggggccccatgtctgtgttcgccttgggcccccaaattgctaaatccgccactgataATCAGATCCATAATCTGTTTTTAGTCATTTCCTCGGTTTTGGGGTTTACTTGGGGGCATCCTGAACACCCACCCAGTCCCTTCTCCTTCTTGTCACAGTCCAAGCGAGGGAGAATAATAACATCACTTCTGGCAGTGTCAATCGTTGATTTCTCCTCCTCTGCAGCTATGATGGTCTTCACCAAACACGTGATGGCAGCATCAACGTTTGTGTCGTCCTGGAGAAAAAGGTTTGTGAAGATGACAACAGAGGATCATTAGGGTTGTAACAGACAACTTTCAGCTACTTCTAAGGATAAAGATGATAATTAAAGAAGACAcaataaaaaagtttttttccTGATCAGCAGGATCTTTGTAGATTCTTTAATTTTCTCACAAATTATTACAGTCTAATAaaagaattatatatatatatatatatatatatatatatatatatatatatatatatatatatatatatatttagtagAGTATTACAGCAGCTCAAGATTTATTGGGATGTCTATTATGATTTAAATAAACTTATGAAAAACGTTTTTCTGGAGAAGTAAAAAAAGAAGGCGGTCATAATAGAAATGAGACGTGGAGGACACCCTCCTCTTCATGACAATTAAAGCTAAATTTTTTAAttttgatggaaaaaataaaatcaacagaACTGTTTACATTTGCAAAGACAACATCCAGTTCTTATTTATGGCAACTTGGGGGCAGTGTTTGACTCCAGGGTGTCACCTAAAAGGGTGTCCAGAAGTGAGTGCAAAAGATCTAATCTGATCCTATATTCTtttatttcatttgaaaatagAAAAAGTTAACCCTTtattgaaaataataaaaaaaaaatccccaaaaCAAAGATGAATGCTATTATTCGTGCAATTTAAGTGGACTTAGAGAAGTTGTCTCCAAGCTTTACTTCCTGGTTGCTCTGTGTTCTGACTCCTCTGGGTTCTGCAGAGGTTGAGCCATGACTGATGGTGTTTCTTTGTGTCTTCTCTATCGTGATAAGCCTCTACTGCTCTGATAATGTAGCAGATGTGCTCCAGATGGTTCTGTATGGTAAGGTAGGGTGGTACTTCTCTTTATTCAGAACTGCCTTTTAGATGGAATGCCTGAATCATCACAGAGCCTTCTGTGTGTTTTATAGATGGATGCAGATATTCGCTACTGCACCTACTGGAGAGGTTCGCCGACACTTTTTAGTTTTTGAGGTTTGGTTCTTTTTTCCCCTGATTTGAATCAAACCTGATCATTAAGTTGAacacttttaaccctcccactgttttatgggtgaccccgcgaataaagttgaccattgagcaggattggtggtttatcccttgaggtccacgtggtggggtgaggtggtgctcactcctcacccctgccacatggacccaagggataaacatcaaccctgctcaatggtcaactttcctcgcggggtcacagtgggagggttaagcacaAACAAATGCCCAATTTGGTGTCTGAAAATAAAAGCTGCGTCTTGCCTTGGCAGAGGTTTCGAACCAG contains:
- the LOC139066110 gene encoding ras-related protein Rab-38-like isoform X1, producing MDDRNTNISCFCPTGQERYGNMTQVYYREAVGALVVFDMTRLSTFQAVLKWKGDLDSKDDTNVDAAITCLVKTIIAAEEEKSTIDTARSDVIILPRLDCDKKEKGLGGCSGCPQVNPKTEEMTKNRLWI